In Nerophis lumbriciformis linkage group LG04, RoL_Nlum_v2.1, whole genome shotgun sequence, a single window of DNA contains:
- the LOC133604802 gene encoding zinc finger and BTB domain-containing protein 7B-like, which translates to MSPGEDGLIGIPFPEHSSEILSHLNNQRRTGLLCDLTLTSRGARYPTHRSVMAAVSLYFRRLFGAEEGGGGGGFSVCQLDCVAPDALDALLEFAYTATLTIPSSGMRDVLRGARLLGIQCVADACSDILGEKVEPAEEEEQRNRSMAAPRRPGAEPGGDPRSRRKTDRKKVKKVSPVPHPSPLSESQPPTRPPSPQPEELLFRWRHDKDPGALRGPERAATLNGGHPPWPAAHPPPAPPSEDKPSGGDDTDGFGNESVLAESASAVTSVAGAGAEATAGGRKRKSQTPQQCPVCQKIIHGAGKLPRHMRTHTGEKPFQCSACGVRFTRNDKLKIHMRKHTGERPYSCPHCSARFLHSYDLKNHLCLHSGGRPFECPLCHKAFARHDHLQRHRKGLSCLEMRPRRGPDPEEWGGAEADAGGRRPEPSPDHSSLYLSPAAAEADVFRRDGDTERALALQALAQLSPHSFNNYHRLILQRGGEEGAGPGDAGEED; encoded by the exons ATGTCTCCAGGCGAGGACGGTCTGATCGGGATCCCGTTTCCGGAGCACAGCAGCGAGATCTTGTCGCACCTCAACAACCAGAGAAGGACGGGGCTCCTGTGTGACCTCACGCTGACCTCCCGCGGGGCCCGCTACCCGACTCACCGCTCCGTCATGGCCGCCGTCAGCCTCTACTTCCGCCGGCTCTTTGGTGCCGAAGAAGGCGGCGGCGGTGGCGGTTTCAGCGTGTGCCAGCTGGACTGTGTGGCGCCGGACGCCCTGGACGCCCTGCTGGAGTTCGCctacacggccaccctcaccaTTCCCAGCTCGGGCATGAGGGACGTCCTGCGAGGGGCGCGGCTCCTGGGCATCCAGTGCGTGGCCGACGCCTGCAGCGACATCCTCGGGGAGAAGGTGGAGCCTGCGGAGGAAGAGGAGCAGAGGAACCGGAGCATGGCGGCTCCTCGGAGGCCGGGGGCGGAGCCCGGAGGAGATCCCAGATCCCGAAGAAAAACGGACAGAAAGAAGGTGAAGAAGGTTTCGCCGGTCCCGCACCCTTCGCCTCTTTCGGAGAGCCAGCCACCGACCCGGCCGCCCAGCCCCCAGCCAGAGGAGCTCCTCTTCCGCTGGAGGCACGACAAAGATCCCGGAGCGCTCAGAGGACCGGAGAGGGCGGCCACACTCAACGGAGGTCACCCGCCGTGGCCTGCGGCACACCCGCCTCCTGCCCCGCCCTCAGAAGACAAGCCGTCTGGGGGCGACGACACGGACGGCTTTGGCAACGAATCGGTGCTGGCGGAAAGCGCGTCTGCTGTCACCTCTGTGGCCGGGGCAGGGGCCGAGGCGACGGCGGGAGGCCGGAAGAGGAAGTCCCAAACACCTCAGCAGTGTCCCGTCTGCCAGAAGATCATCCATGGAGCGGGAAAACTTCCTCGCCACATGCGGACGCACACGGGGGAGAAACCCTTCCAGTGCTCTGCCTGCGGGGTTCGCTTCACCAG GAATGACAAGTTGAAGATCCACATGAGGAAGCACACGGGCGAGCGTCCGTACTCGTGCCCACATTGCTCCGCCCGCTTCCTGCACTCCTACGACCTGAAGAACCACCTGTGCCTGCATAGCGGGGGGCGGCCCTTCGAGTGCCCGCTGTGCCACAAGGCCTTCGCCCGCCACGACCACCTGCAGCGCCACCGCAAGGGACTCAGCTGCCTGGAGATGAGGCCCCGACGAGGCCCCGACCCTGAAGAGTGGGGCGGGGCGGAGGCGGACGCAGGCGGGCGGCGCCCGGAGCCCTCGCCGGACCACTCCTCGCTCTACCTCTCGCCCGCCGCGGCGGAGGCCGACGTGTTCCGGCGCGACGGCGACACGGAGCGTGCGCTCGCCCTGCAGGCCCTGGCCCAGCTCAGCCCGCACAGCTTCAACAACTACCACCGTCTCATCCTGCAGCGGGGCGGGGAGGAGGGGGCGGGGCCGGGTGACGCGGGCGAGGAGGACTAG